From a region of the Haematobia irritans isolate KBUSLIRL chromosome 4, ASM5000362v1, whole genome shotgun sequence genome:
- the Srp19 gene encoding signal recognition particle 19 — protein MAAAAVRTNWHPAMKHSDLERWICIYPAYINSKKTRQEGRRLPKENCVENPTYAEIRDVLSASNLRVAVENKQYCREKSRELQFRGRIRVQLRNDDGSFCNSEFTSRESLMLLAASRIPQLKSRQAKPSGEVPQQQQQSTSGGGGGGGGKKGKGKRR, from the exons ATGGCAGCAGCAGCTGTAAGGACTAACTGGCATCCAGCAATGAAGCACAGTGATTTGGAAAG ATGGATTTGCATTTATCCAGCCTATATCAATAGCAAAAAAACCAGACAGGAGGGTCGTCGTCTTCccaaagagaattgtgttgAAAATCCCACATATGCTGAAATACGTGATGTTctctcagccagtaatctaagagTAGCAGTGGAGAATAAACAATATTGCCGTGAAAAAAGTAGG GAGCTTCAATTCCGTGGTAGAATACGTGTTCAACTTCGTAACGATGATGGTTCATTTTGCAATTCCGAATTCACTAGCCGCGAATCATTAATGTTGCTTGCTGCCAGTAGAATACCTCAATTGAAAAGTCGTCAAGCTAAACCAAGTGGTGAGGTtccacaacagcaacaacaatcgACTAGTGGTGGTGGAGGCGGTGGTGGTGGCAAGAAGGGCAAAGGTAAAAGGCGATGA